One genomic region from Prunus persica cultivar Lovell chromosome G3, Prunus_persica_NCBIv2, whole genome shotgun sequence encodes:
- the LOC18783444 gene encoding uncharacterized protein C630.12 isoform X3: protein MKQAELTGLLCVIWAVTLLYGEMVAFWRPSLGSCSWPHQSNNASSSMVDRDYVKVAVLTDPQLMDRTSLPLPPKSLALELAQFFADLFMRRAFHQSVLPLQPDVIFFLGDYFDGGPYLSDEEWKESLSRLKHIFSLSAHERYSNIPVYYLSGNHDIGYGILHSRRAEAIKRYEKEFGSRNYRFAVGKVEFIAIDAQTIDGNPQGILTSSTHDFIKNISMDVQAYPRVLLTHIPLYRQDWTDCGPNRNSEIINQRIVRSADGQEVVYQNYITEESSKYLLDSIQPVLVLSGHDHDQCHVIHESKYGPVGEYTVGTVSWQQGNLYPSFMLVSTSNFVPSTASNAEEAILTQPCFLPMQTHIYIWYLSLFALTLLALLLWPSSGVSVGHHFSDLMGLGKQLISSIRSRTKEKNEDLNCEYEMIWDAEGSMHLVKKALSSPIARTSEKNLVESRGTAVMRPTVRKNSSQEIEVTVNADTDTDAMAKLLPRASRSWTKRVIKRLVRTFRMVIIIAAVNVPLYVMLLFKDWIDQ, encoded by the exons atgaagcaGGCGGAGCTCACAGGGCTGCTCTGCGTGATATGGGCGGTGACTCTCCTCTATGGCGAGATGGTGGCCTTCTGGAGGCCCTCTCTCGGGTCTTGTTCATGGCCTCATCAGAGCAACAACGCTTCTTCTTCCATGGTTGACCGCGATTATGTCAAAGTGGCGGTCCTCACAGACCCACAGCTCATGGACAGAACCTCGCTTCCTCTTCCCCCAAAATCACTTGCTCTCGAATTGGCTCAGTTCTTCGCCGACTTGTTCATGCGCAGAGCCTTTCATCAATCTGTGCTTCCTCTGCAGCCCgatgttattttctttttaggtgATTATTTCGATGGCGGTCCTTATCTTTCGGATGAAGA GTGGAAGGAATCTTTAAGCCGTCTCAAACATATTTTTTCCCTGAGTGCGCATGAAAGATATTCAAATATCCCAGTTTACTACCTTTCTGGAAACCATGACATTGGCTATGGAATTCTCCACTCTCGTAGGGCAGAG GCAATCAAACGATATGAAAAGGAATTTGGTAGCAGAAACTATCGATTTGCAGTTGGAAAAGTGGAGTTTATTGCCATTGACGCTCAAACTATTGATG GAAATCCTCAAGGAATTCTGACTTCCTCTACTCATGATTTTATCAAGAATATCTCCATGG ATGTTCAAGCATATCCAAGGGTTTTGTTGACCCATATTCCATTGTACCGACAAGATTGGACAGACTGTGGCCCCAATCGTAATTCAGAAATCATCAACCAG CGGATTGTGCGCTCTGCTGATGGTCAAGAAGTAGT GTATCAGAATTACATTACAGAGGAATCATCAAAATACTTATTGGATTCAATTCAGCCG GTACTTGTTTTATCTGGTCATGATCATGATCAGTGCCATGTGATCCATGAGTCAAAATATGGGCCTGTGGGGGAG TACACTGTAGGGACAGTAAGTTGGCAGCAGGGAAACTTGTATCCGTCTTTCATGTTAGTGTCTACTAGTAATTTTGTACCTTCAACTGCATCCAATGCTGAAGAGGCAATCTTAACCCAGCCGTGCTTTCTTCCTATGCAAACACACATTTACATATG GTACCTCTCTCTATTTGCTTTGACCCTCCTTGCCCTCCTGCTTTGGCCATCCAGTGGTGTTAGTGTTGGGCATCATTTTAGTGATTTAATGGGGCTTGGAAAACAACTAATAAGCAGCATCAGAAGtagaacaaaagagaaaaatgaagatCTAAATTGTGAGTATGAGATGATTTGGGATGCAGAAGGATCAATGCATCTTGTCAAGAAAGCCTTGAGCTCTCCTATTGCACGTACAAGCGAGAAAAATTTAGTAGAAAG CAGAGGCACTGCTGTGATGCGGCCCACAGTGAGAAAGAATAGTTCCCAGGAGATAGAGGTCACTGTGAATGCAGACACCGACACCGATGCTATGGCAAAATTACTGCCTAGAGCAAGCAGATCATGGACAAAGAGAGTGATCAAAAGATTGGTGCGGACATTTAGAATGGTCATAATCATCGCTGCAGTAAATGTACCTCTCTATGTGATGTTACTTTTCAAGGACTGGATTGACCAATAA
- the LOC18783444 gene encoding uncharacterized protein C630.12 isoform X1, with the protein MKQAELTGLLCVIWAVTLLYGEMVAFWRPSLGSCSWPHQSNNASSSMVDRDYVKVAVLTDPQLMDRTSLPLPPKSLALELAQFFADLFMRRAFHQSVLPLQPDVIFFLGDYFDGGPYLSDEEWKESLSRLKHIFSLSAHERYSNIPVYYLSGNHDIGYGILHSRRAEQAIKRYEKEFGSRNYRFAVGKVEFIAIDAQTIDGNPQGILTSSTHDFIKNISMDVQAYPRVLLTHIPLYRQDWTDCGPNRNSEIINQRIVRSADGQEVVYQNYITEESSKYLLDSIQPVLVLSGHDHDQCHVIHESKYGPVGEYTVGTVSWQQGNLYPSFMLVSTSNFVPSTASNAEEAILTQPCFLPMQTHIYIWYLSLFALTLLALLLWPSSGVSVGHHFSDLMGLGKQLISSIRSRTKEKNEDLNCEYEMIWDAEGSMHLVKKALSSPIARTSEKNLVESRGTAVMRPTVRKNSSQEIEVTVNADTDTDAMAKLLPRASRSWTKRVIKRLVRTFRMVIIIAAVNVPLYVMLLFKDWIDQ; encoded by the exons atgaagcaGGCGGAGCTCACAGGGCTGCTCTGCGTGATATGGGCGGTGACTCTCCTCTATGGCGAGATGGTGGCCTTCTGGAGGCCCTCTCTCGGGTCTTGTTCATGGCCTCATCAGAGCAACAACGCTTCTTCTTCCATGGTTGACCGCGATTATGTCAAAGTGGCGGTCCTCACAGACCCACAGCTCATGGACAGAACCTCGCTTCCTCTTCCCCCAAAATCACTTGCTCTCGAATTGGCTCAGTTCTTCGCCGACTTGTTCATGCGCAGAGCCTTTCATCAATCTGTGCTTCCTCTGCAGCCCgatgttattttctttttaggtgATTATTTCGATGGCGGTCCTTATCTTTCGGATGAAGA GTGGAAGGAATCTTTAAGCCGTCTCAAACATATTTTTTCCCTGAGTGCGCATGAAAGATATTCAAATATCCCAGTTTACTACCTTTCTGGAAACCATGACATTGGCTATGGAATTCTCCACTCTCGTAGGGCAGAG CAGGCAATCAAACGATATGAAAAGGAATTTGGTAGCAGAAACTATCGATTTGCAGTTGGAAAAGTGGAGTTTATTGCCATTGACGCTCAAACTATTGATG GAAATCCTCAAGGAATTCTGACTTCCTCTACTCATGATTTTATCAAGAATATCTCCATGG ATGTTCAAGCATATCCAAGGGTTTTGTTGACCCATATTCCATTGTACCGACAAGATTGGACAGACTGTGGCCCCAATCGTAATTCAGAAATCATCAACCAG CGGATTGTGCGCTCTGCTGATGGTCAAGAAGTAGT GTATCAGAATTACATTACAGAGGAATCATCAAAATACTTATTGGATTCAATTCAGCCG GTACTTGTTTTATCTGGTCATGATCATGATCAGTGCCATGTGATCCATGAGTCAAAATATGGGCCTGTGGGGGAG TACACTGTAGGGACAGTAAGTTGGCAGCAGGGAAACTTGTATCCGTCTTTCATGTTAGTGTCTACTAGTAATTTTGTACCTTCAACTGCATCCAATGCTGAAGAGGCAATCTTAACCCAGCCGTGCTTTCTTCCTATGCAAACACACATTTACATATG GTACCTCTCTCTATTTGCTTTGACCCTCCTTGCCCTCCTGCTTTGGCCATCCAGTGGTGTTAGTGTTGGGCATCATTTTAGTGATTTAATGGGGCTTGGAAAACAACTAATAAGCAGCATCAGAAGtagaacaaaagagaaaaatgaagatCTAAATTGTGAGTATGAGATGATTTGGGATGCAGAAGGATCAATGCATCTTGTCAAGAAAGCCTTGAGCTCTCCTATTGCACGTACAAGCGAGAAAAATTTAGTAGAAAG CAGAGGCACTGCTGTGATGCGGCCCACAGTGAGAAAGAATAGTTCCCAGGAGATAGAGGTCACTGTGAATGCAGACACCGACACCGATGCTATGGCAAAATTACTGCCTAGAGCAAGCAGATCATGGACAAAGAGAGTGATCAAAAGATTGGTGCGGACATTTAGAATGGTCATAATCATCGCTGCAGTAAATGTACCTCTCTATGTGATGTTACTTTTCAAGGACTGGATTGACCAATAA
- the LOC18783444 gene encoding uncharacterized protein C630.12 isoform X2 produces the protein MKQAELTGLLCVIWAVTLLYGEMVAFWRPSLGSCSWPHQSNNASSSMVDRDYVKVAVLTDPQLMDRTSLPLPPKSLALELAQFFADLFMRRAFHQSVLPLQPDVIFFLGDYFDGGPYLSDEEWKESLSRLKHIFSLSAHERYSNIPVYYLSGNHDIGYGILHSRRAEQAIKRYEKEFGSRNYRFAVGKVEFIAIDAQTIDGNPQGILTSSTHDFIKNISMDVQAYPRVLLTHIPLYRQDWTDCGPNRNSEIINQRIVRSADGQEVVYQNYITEESSKYLLDSIQPVLVLSGHDHDQCHVIHESKYGPVGEYTVGTVSWQQGNLYPSFMLVSTSNFVPSTASNAEEAILTQPCFLPMQTHIYIWYLSLFALTLLALLLWPSSGVSVGHHFSDLMGLGKQLISSIRSRTKEKNEDLNCEYEMIWDAEGSMHLVKKALSSPIARTSEKNLVERGTAVMRPTVRKNSSQEIEVTVNADTDTDAMAKLLPRASRSWTKRVIKRLVRTFRMVIIIAAVNVPLYVMLLFKDWIDQ, from the exons atgaagcaGGCGGAGCTCACAGGGCTGCTCTGCGTGATATGGGCGGTGACTCTCCTCTATGGCGAGATGGTGGCCTTCTGGAGGCCCTCTCTCGGGTCTTGTTCATGGCCTCATCAGAGCAACAACGCTTCTTCTTCCATGGTTGACCGCGATTATGTCAAAGTGGCGGTCCTCACAGACCCACAGCTCATGGACAGAACCTCGCTTCCTCTTCCCCCAAAATCACTTGCTCTCGAATTGGCTCAGTTCTTCGCCGACTTGTTCATGCGCAGAGCCTTTCATCAATCTGTGCTTCCTCTGCAGCCCgatgttattttctttttaggtgATTATTTCGATGGCGGTCCTTATCTTTCGGATGAAGA GTGGAAGGAATCTTTAAGCCGTCTCAAACATATTTTTTCCCTGAGTGCGCATGAAAGATATTCAAATATCCCAGTTTACTACCTTTCTGGAAACCATGACATTGGCTATGGAATTCTCCACTCTCGTAGGGCAGAG CAGGCAATCAAACGATATGAAAAGGAATTTGGTAGCAGAAACTATCGATTTGCAGTTGGAAAAGTGGAGTTTATTGCCATTGACGCTCAAACTATTGATG GAAATCCTCAAGGAATTCTGACTTCCTCTACTCATGATTTTATCAAGAATATCTCCATGG ATGTTCAAGCATATCCAAGGGTTTTGTTGACCCATATTCCATTGTACCGACAAGATTGGACAGACTGTGGCCCCAATCGTAATTCAGAAATCATCAACCAG CGGATTGTGCGCTCTGCTGATGGTCAAGAAGTAGT GTATCAGAATTACATTACAGAGGAATCATCAAAATACTTATTGGATTCAATTCAGCCG GTACTTGTTTTATCTGGTCATGATCATGATCAGTGCCATGTGATCCATGAGTCAAAATATGGGCCTGTGGGGGAG TACACTGTAGGGACAGTAAGTTGGCAGCAGGGAAACTTGTATCCGTCTTTCATGTTAGTGTCTACTAGTAATTTTGTACCTTCAACTGCATCCAATGCTGAAGAGGCAATCTTAACCCAGCCGTGCTTTCTTCCTATGCAAACACACATTTACATATG GTACCTCTCTCTATTTGCTTTGACCCTCCTTGCCCTCCTGCTTTGGCCATCCAGTGGTGTTAGTGTTGGGCATCATTTTAGTGATTTAATGGGGCTTGGAAAACAACTAATAAGCAGCATCAGAAGtagaacaaaagagaaaaatgaagatCTAAATTGTGAGTATGAGATGATTTGGGATGCAGAAGGATCAATGCATCTTGTCAAGAAAGCCTTGAGCTCTCCTATTGCACGTACAAGCGAGAAAAATTTAGTAGAAAG AGGCACTGCTGTGATGCGGCCCACAGTGAGAAAGAATAGTTCCCAGGAGATAGAGGTCACTGTGAATGCAGACACCGACACCGATGCTATGGCAAAATTACTGCCTAGAGCAAGCAGATCATGGACAAAGAGAGTGATCAAAAGATTGGTGCGGACATTTAGAATGGTCATAATCATCGCTGCAGTAAATGTACCTCTCTATGTGATGTTACTTTTCAAGGACTGGATTGACCAATAA
- the LOC18783392 gene encoding tyrosine-sulfated glycopeptide receptor 1, whose amino-acid sequence MSSSLVPMKHDKKKQKVPTIIPTFLPHLFLGQWVFILLLLPCSASAACNQLDQDALLSLALQAPLNLNWSSSTDCCLWEGITCGPDDQGRVVRLWLPRRGLTGVINSSITNLTHLTHLNLSHNSFPGFLPEDLFSSLSSLQVIDLSFNRLIGRLPPSNKISQLQVLNLSSNFFNGTIPSSILAPSVSIFNVSNNSFSGSIPIDNGSNHTSLTFLDLSYNKLNDTIPPGIGLCSKLQVFRAGFNSLSGSLPDEIFNLADLRQLSLPVNSLTGPINDGIMNLTNLQILEIFSNQFSGPIPSQIGSLSRLENLLLHDNNLTGPLPLSLANSTKLSALNLRVNNLTGDLSSFNFSPLQRLTTLDLGNNNFTGEFPKSLYSCKSLTAIRLAGNQLTGQISPEIVALESLAFLSVSTNNMTNATGALRILKGCKNLTTLILSNNFLFEPVPDDKSLGDLDGFQSLRVFSLGGCQFTGQVPTWLAKLKNLQALDLSFNLITGSLPGWLASLPNLFYIDLSNNLLQGGFPNDLCGMPVLTSKEASDKVDRSYLELPLFVRPNNATDQQYNQLSNLPPAIYLSNNSLNGSIPIEIGRLKFIHVLDLSHNKFSGSIPDQISNLTNLEKLDLSYNNLSGEIPVSLKGLHFLSSFSVAYNDLQGLVPSGGQFDTFTMSSFEGNPGLCGPPTVHRTCPQPLSPAASRRSNKNLLIGLTSGICFGIVFIVVMLVVWMLSKRRIIPGGDTDKMDFDTMSSHSATAVTPELDKDTSLVIVFPTNTNEIKDLTITEILKATDDFNQANIIGCGGFGLVYRATFPNGTRLAVKKLSGDLGLMEREFKAEVEALSTAQHENLVSLQGYCVHDGVRLLIYSYMENGSLDYWLHEKADGASQLDWQTRLKIAQGAGCGLAYMHQICEPHIVHRDIKSSNILLDDKFQAHVADFGLSRLILPYQTHVTTELVGTLGYIPPEYGQAWVATLRGDMYSFGVVMLELLTGKRPFEVCKPRASRELVGWVQQMRREGKPEEVFDPLLRGKGFDEEMLQVLDVACMCVNQNPLKRPTIKEVVDWLKNVGTSHQHQNKDQ is encoded by the coding sequence atgtcttcttctcttgttccGATGAAACACgacaagaagaagcagaaggtCCCAACAATAATACCAACCTTCCTTCCTCATCTCTTTTTGGGTCAGTGGGttttcattcttcttcttcttccttgctCTGCTTCTGCTGCTTGTAACCAGCTCGATCAGGACGCTCTATTGTCCTTGGCTCTCCAGGCaccattgaatttgaattggtCTTCTTCCACTGACTGTTGCCTTTGGGAAGGAATAACCTGCGGCCCAGATGATCAAGGACGTGTCGTCCGGCTATGGCTGCCTAGGAGAGGCTTAACTGGTGTcatcaattcatcaatcacaAACCTCACCCATCTCACCCACCTCAATCTTTCCCACAATTCTTTCCCGGGTTTTCTCCCTGAAGATTtgttttcatctctctctagTCTCCAAGTCATTGACTTGAGCTTCAATCGTCTCATTGGCCGTCTACCACCTTCAAATAAAATCAGTCAGCTTCAGGTTCTGAACTTGTCTAGCAATTTCTTCAATGGAACAATCCCATCTTCGATCCTTGCCCCATCGGTGTCCATTTTCAATGTCAGCAACAACAGCTTTTCCGGGTCGATACCCATCGACAATGGTAGCAACCACACATCCCTTACCTTCTTGGACTTGTCCTACAACAAACTCAATGACACAATTCCCCCTGGAATCGGATTATGTTCCAAGCTCCAAGTTTTCCGTGCAGGCTTCAATAGCCTCTCTGGTTCTCTCCCTGATGAAATTTTCAACCTTGCTGATCTCCGACAGCTCTCTCTGCCTGTCAATAGTCTTACAGGACCCATCAACGATGGTATCATGAACCTCACCAATCTCCAGATCCTGGAGATCTTTTCAAACCAGTTCTCTGGGCCAATCCCCAGCCAAATTGGTAGCCTTTCCAGGTTGGAAAATCTGCTGCTCCACGACAACAACCTCACAGGCCCCTTACCTCTATCTCTCGCCAACAGTACAAAGCTGTCTGCTTTGAATTTGAGGGTCAACAACTTGACTGGAGACCTCTCTTCCTTCAACTTCTCCCCTCTCCAACGCCTCACCACTCTGGACCTTGGCAACAACAACTTCACTGGTGAGTTCCCCAAAAGCCTCTACTCTTGCAAGTCACTAACAGCTATTAGATTGGCCGGGAATCAGCTCACAGGTCAGATATCACCTGAAATAGTTGCATTAGAATCCTTGGCTTTCCTCTCCGTCTCTACCAACAACATGACAAATGCCACTGGGGCTCTTAGGATTCTAAAGGGTTGCAAGAACCTGACCACTCTGATCTTGTCCAATAATTTTCTGTTTGAGCCTGTGCCAGATGATAAAAGCCTAGGAGACCTAGATGGATTCCAAAGCCTTCGGGTTTTTTCTCTTGGGGGTTGCCAATTCACAGGTCAAGTACCCACCTGGCTAGCCAAGCTTAAAAACCTTCAAGCCTTGGACCTGTCATTTAATCTTATAACTGGTTCTCTTCCCGGTTGGTTGGCTAGTCTGCCCAACCTTTTCTACATTGATTTGTCCAATAACCTCCTTCAAGGCGGATTTCCTAATGACCTCTGTGGGATGCCAGTTTTGACATCGAAAGAGGCCAGTGATAAGGTGGACAGAAGTTATTTAGAGTTGCCACTATTTGTGAGGCCCAATAATGCTACTGATCAGCAGTACAACCAACTGTCCAACCTCCCCCCAGCCATATATTTGAGTAACAACAGCCTTAATGGCAGTATCCCCATTGAGATTGGCCGATTGAAGTTTATTCATGTGTTGGACCTTAGTCATAACAAATTCTCTGGCAGCATCCCAGATCAGATTTCTAACCTCACTAACTTAGAGAAATTGGATCTTTCCTATAACAATCTATCCGGTGAAATCCCTGTTTCTCTCAAAGGTCTGCATTTCTTGTCTTCCTTCAGTGTGGCATACAATGATCTTCAGGGACTTGTACCATCTGGAGGTCAGTTTGATACTTTTACCATGTCCAGCTTTGAAGGGAATCCGGGCTTATGTGGTCCTCCAACTGTGCATCGCACATGTCCTCAACCATTATCACCGGCTGCTTCTCGAAGGTCTAACAAAAATCTTCTTATTGGACTCACCTCTGGGATCTGTTTTGGCATTGTATTTATTGTTGTTATGCTAGTAGTGTGGATGTTGTCTAAGAGAAGGATCATTCCAGGAGGAGATACTGACAAGATGGATTTTGACACAATGTCTAGCCATTCAGCCACTGCTGTTACTCCTGAGCTTGACAAGGATACCAGCCTAGTCATAGTGTTCCCAACCAATACCAATGAAATCAAGGATCTTACTATAACTGAAATCTTAAAGGCAACTGACGATTTCAATCAAGCAAACATCATTGGCTGTGGAGGTTTTGGTCTGGTTTACAGAGCAACATTCCCAAATGGGACCAGGCTAGCTGTTAAGAAACTCTCAGGAGACTTGGGTCTGATGGAAAGGGAATTCAAAGCAGAAGTTGAGGCTTTGTCCACTGCCCAACATGAGAATCTTGTTTCTCTGCAAGGCTATTGTGTGCATGATGGTGTTCGCCTGTTAATATATTCCTATATGGAGAATGGAAGTCTGGATTACTGGTTGCATGAGAAAGCTGATGGTGCTTCCCAGTTAGATTGGCAAACTCGACTGAAGATAGCACAGGGAGCAGGCTGCGGGTTGGCTTACATGCACCAAATATGTGAGCCACACATTGTGCATCGTGATATCAAGTCCAGCAACATCCTCCTGGATGATAAATTTCAAGCACATGTTGCTGATTTTGGGTTGTCCCGGTTGATTCTTCCGTACCAGACTCATGTTACAACTGAGCTTGTTGGTACCCTTGGTTACATTCCTCCAGAGTATGGACAAGCATGGGTGGCCACATTGAGAGGAGATATGTACAGTTTTGGGGTTGTCATGCTTGAGCTGCTAACCGGAAAAAGGCCTTTCGAGGTATGCAAGCCAAGGGCATCGAGAGAGTTGGTTGGCTGGGTGCAGCAAATGAGGAGAGAGGGCAAACCAGAGGAAGTTTTTGATCCTCTCCTGAGAGGGAAGGGCTTTGACGAAGAGATGCTGCAGGTGCTTGACGTGGCTTGCATGTGTGTCAACCAGAACCCTCTTAAGAGACCAACCATCAAGGAAGTTGTCGATTGGCTGAAAAATGTAGGGACATCCCACCAACACCAAAATAAAGACCAGTGA
- the LOC18783444 gene encoding uncharacterized protein C630.12 isoform X4: MKQAELTGLLCVIWAVTLLYGEMVAFWRPSLGSCSWPHQSNNASSSMVDRDYVKVAVLTDPQLMDRTSLPLPPKSLALELAQFFADLFMRRAFHQSVLPLQPDVIFFLGDYFDGGPYLSDEEWKESLSRLKHIFSLSAHERYSNIPVYYLSGNHDIGYGILHSRRAEAIKRYEKEFGSRNYRFAVGKVEFIAIDAQTIDGNPQGILTSSTHDFIKNISMDVQAYPRVLLTHIPLYRQDWTDCGPNRNSEIINQRIVRSADGQEVVYQNYITEESSKYLLDSIQPVLVLSGHDHDQCHVIHESKYGPVGEYTVGTVSWQQGNLYPSFMLVSTSNFVPSTASNAEEAILTQPCFLPMQTHIYIWYLSLFALTLLALLLWPSSGVSVGHHFSDLMGLGKQLISSIRSRTKEKNEDLNCEYEMIWDAEGSMHLVKKALSSPIARTSEKNLVERGTAVMRPTVRKNSSQEIEVTVNADTDTDAMAKLLPRASRSWTKRVIKRLVRTFRMVIIIAAVNVPLYVMLLFKDWIDQ, translated from the exons atgaagcaGGCGGAGCTCACAGGGCTGCTCTGCGTGATATGGGCGGTGACTCTCCTCTATGGCGAGATGGTGGCCTTCTGGAGGCCCTCTCTCGGGTCTTGTTCATGGCCTCATCAGAGCAACAACGCTTCTTCTTCCATGGTTGACCGCGATTATGTCAAAGTGGCGGTCCTCACAGACCCACAGCTCATGGACAGAACCTCGCTTCCTCTTCCCCCAAAATCACTTGCTCTCGAATTGGCTCAGTTCTTCGCCGACTTGTTCATGCGCAGAGCCTTTCATCAATCTGTGCTTCCTCTGCAGCCCgatgttattttctttttaggtgATTATTTCGATGGCGGTCCTTATCTTTCGGATGAAGA GTGGAAGGAATCTTTAAGCCGTCTCAAACATATTTTTTCCCTGAGTGCGCATGAAAGATATTCAAATATCCCAGTTTACTACCTTTCTGGAAACCATGACATTGGCTATGGAATTCTCCACTCTCGTAGGGCAGAG GCAATCAAACGATATGAAAAGGAATTTGGTAGCAGAAACTATCGATTTGCAGTTGGAAAAGTGGAGTTTATTGCCATTGACGCTCAAACTATTGATG GAAATCCTCAAGGAATTCTGACTTCCTCTACTCATGATTTTATCAAGAATATCTCCATGG ATGTTCAAGCATATCCAAGGGTTTTGTTGACCCATATTCCATTGTACCGACAAGATTGGACAGACTGTGGCCCCAATCGTAATTCAGAAATCATCAACCAG CGGATTGTGCGCTCTGCTGATGGTCAAGAAGTAGT GTATCAGAATTACATTACAGAGGAATCATCAAAATACTTATTGGATTCAATTCAGCCG GTACTTGTTTTATCTGGTCATGATCATGATCAGTGCCATGTGATCCATGAGTCAAAATATGGGCCTGTGGGGGAG TACACTGTAGGGACAGTAAGTTGGCAGCAGGGAAACTTGTATCCGTCTTTCATGTTAGTGTCTACTAGTAATTTTGTACCTTCAACTGCATCCAATGCTGAAGAGGCAATCTTAACCCAGCCGTGCTTTCTTCCTATGCAAACACACATTTACATATG GTACCTCTCTCTATTTGCTTTGACCCTCCTTGCCCTCCTGCTTTGGCCATCCAGTGGTGTTAGTGTTGGGCATCATTTTAGTGATTTAATGGGGCTTGGAAAACAACTAATAAGCAGCATCAGAAGtagaacaaaagagaaaaatgaagatCTAAATTGTGAGTATGAGATGATTTGGGATGCAGAAGGATCAATGCATCTTGTCAAGAAAGCCTTGAGCTCTCCTATTGCACGTACAAGCGAGAAAAATTTAGTAGAAAG AGGCACTGCTGTGATGCGGCCCACAGTGAGAAAGAATAGTTCCCAGGAGATAGAGGTCACTGTGAATGCAGACACCGACACCGATGCTATGGCAAAATTACTGCCTAGAGCAAGCAGATCATGGACAAAGAGAGTGATCAAAAGATTGGTGCGGACATTTAGAATGGTCATAATCATCGCTGCAGTAAATGTACCTCTCTATGTGATGTTACTTTTCAAGGACTGGATTGACCAATAA